One Pseudorasbora parva isolate DD20220531a chromosome 4, ASM2467924v1, whole genome shotgun sequence genomic region harbors:
- the gtf3c3 gene encoding general transcription factor 3C polypeptide 3 — protein MSELNDYLEGKITFEEFERRREERKANNVNKEQKGDVSDEDETADQEDAVPSTSKKCARGTRKCQAETTEEGVSPSVQRAFASMMGDGLEECVEEDEEDEDGKIDWRVIGEDDDDDDDDDAEEGEEDEEDNDSNEVTPGDVFALEMELNRENKKMMKERRPRSKLPRALRGLMGEANIRYARGDKEDAILMCMEIIRQAPVAYEPFSTLAMIYEDQGDMEKALQFGLIAAHLNPSDCEEWVKLADMSLEQDNIKQAIICYTKAIKYDSSNVQYLWERSSLYEQVGEHKQAMDGYRRILSLLPPSDGEQFMQLSRDMAKSYYESSELPSAIGVMEEALDRHPELVTHECVNMAAELFIANHQHDKALEALVKFCGIVLKRQEKEETEMEKGDLTPAQETEGEEEKKEISEEEKGKILEVVIPDNVPVDIRVKMMVCLIHQQVFKPLDPMLTSLMEQSPEELGDLYLDVAEAFMEEGEYNSALPLLSALVCSERYNLAVVWLRHAECLKALGHLEVAVKSYSKVVEMAPLHLDARLALSTLQQQLGRPNMALAALEPMYDAETLAQDSSAAQQELKLLLHRSTLLHAQGRTDDYIDTVLTMLSMLLKVAMVRAQVCVVSDTSSGVKHLKLIKESRNKPTEIDDQEAAYLDVTGKTSVLSRDDWWKLLLHCLAVMCEVKRFAEAELLVDSTLEYYSFYDDRVKRKELEYLGLSAAFLDHNFRKAYDYIRLMLMDNVERTQLWNVFNQVTLHSQDARHHRFCLRLMLKHPDNHALYLLNGHTSLVSGTFKHALGQYMQAFRNQPDHPLHSLVVGLTFFHMACQRFVMKRHPLVVQGFSFLWRYVDLRGHCQESLYNLGRALHQLGLSHLAIHYYEKALTLPPLKLEGIDDDQVDLRREIAYNLSLIYQSSGNKEMARHVIYTYCTV, from the exons ATGTCCGAATTAAACGATTATTTAGAAGGTAAGATTACCTTTGAGGAGTTTGAGAGACGGAGAGAGGAAAGGAAAGCAAATAACGTTAATAAG GAGCAGAAGGGGGATGTGTCCGATGAGGATGAAACTGCTGATCAGGAGGATGCTGTTCCTTCCACTTCCAAAAAATGCGCTAGAGGAACACGGAAATGCCAAGCAG AGACGACAGAAGAGGGAGTCAGTCCATCTGTTCAGAGAGCTTTTGCCTCCATGATGGGAGATGGACTGGAGGAATGTGTggaagaggatgaagaggatgaagatGGAAAGATAGATTGGAGAGTGATTggagaagatgatgatgatgatgatgacgatgatgcTGAAGAAGGAGAAGAAGATGAAGAGGACAACGACAGCAATGAAGTCACACCCGGAGATGTGTTCGCCTTAGAAATGGAGCTGAACCGTGAAAATAAGAAAATGATGAAG GAGAGACGTCCCCGCAGTAAGTTACCACGGGCTCTCAGGGGACTCATGGGGGAGGCCAACATCCGCTATGCTAGAGGAGACAAGGAGGATGCCATTCTAATGTGCATGGAGATCATTCGCCAAG CTCCTGTGGCATACGAGCCGTTCTCCACGCTGGCTATGATCTATGAGGATCAGGGGGACATGGAGAAAGCGCTTCAGTTCGGACTGATCGCTGCTCACCTGAACCCCAGTGACTGTGAAGAGTGGGTCAAACTGGCAGACATGTCTCTGGAGCAGGATAACATCAAACAAGCCATCATCTGCTACACTAAAG CGATTAAATACGACTCCAGTAATGTCCAGTACCTGTGGGAGCGCTCCAGCCTTTATGAGCAGGTTGGGGAGCACAAGCAAGCCATGGACGGGTATCGCCGCATCCTCAGCTTGCTGCCGCCATCCGATGGAGAACAGTTCATGCAGCTCTCACGAGACATGGCAAA GAGTTACTATGAGAGCAGCGAGTTGCCTTCCGCCATAGGGGTCATGGAGGAAGCTCTGGACAGACATCCTGAATTAGTCACACATGAGTGTGTCAACATGGCTGCTGAACTCTTCATAGCCAACCATCAACATGACAAAGCTCTAGAG GCACTGGTGAAGTTTTGTGGCATCGTTCTGAAAAGACAGGAGAAGGAGGAAACAGAGATGGAAAAAGGTGACCTGACGCCTGCACAAGAGACAGAAGGAGAAGAAGAGAAGAAAGAAATCTCTGAAGAGGAGAAAG GGAAGATCTTAGAGGTGGTGATTCCTGATAATGTTCCCGTCGACATCAGAGTGAAGATGATGGTGTGTCTCATCCACCAGCAAGTATTCAAACCTCTGGAT CCCATGTTGACGTCTCTGATGGAGCAGAGCCCGGAGGAGCTGGGCGATTTGTATTTGGACGTGGCCGAGGCTTTTATGGAAGAGGGCGAGTATAACTCCGCCCTGCCTCTGCTTTCCGCCCTCGTCTGCTCGGAGAGATACAACCTGGCGGTCGTTTGGCTTCGGCATGcag AGTGTCTAAAGGCACTTGGTCATTTGGAGGTTGCGGTGAAGAGCTACAGTAAGGTTGTTGAAATGGCTCCACTGCATCTAGACGCCCGTCTGGCACTATCCACCCTCCAGCAGCAGTTGGGCCGACCCAACATGGCCCTCGCGGCCCTGGAGCCCATGTATGATGCGGAAACCCTTGCACAGGACTCTTCTGCTGcccagcag gaaCTAAAGCTGTTGCTGCATCGCTCGACTCTCCTGCATGCTCAAGGACGCACTGATGATTACATAGATACTGTTTTGACCATGCTCTCCATGCTACTTAAG GTGGCGATGGTGAGGGCTCAGGTGTGTGTAGTCTCCGATACGTCCTCTGGTGTCAAACATCTGAAGCTTATAAAAGAGTCACGCAACAAACCGACGGAGATCGATGACCAGGAGGCAGCTTATCTGGATGTGACGG GTAAGACGAGCGTCCTCTCTCGAGACGACTGGTGGAAGCTGTTACTGCACTGTTTGGCTGTGATGTGTGAGGTGAAGCGCTTTGCTGAGGCAGAGTTATTGGTAGACTCTACTTTAGAGTACTACTCCTTCTACGATGACCGCGTCAAACGCAAAGAGCTTGAATACCTCGGCCTGTCCGCCGCCTTCCTTGACCACAACTTCCGCAAAGCTTATGACTATATAAG GTTGATGTTAATGGACAATGTGGAACGGACTCAGCTGTGGAACGTGTTTAATCAGGTTACCCTGCACTCTCAGGATGCCAGACATCATCGTTTCTGTCTGCGTCTCATGCTCAAACACCCCGATAACCATGCGCTCTACCTTCTCAACGGACACACCTCGCTGGTTTCTGGGACGTTCAAACATGCTCTCG GTCAGTACATGCAGGCGTTCAGAAACCAGCCCGACCATCCTCTTCATAGTTTGGTTGTTGGTCTCACGTTCTTCCATATGGCCTGCCAGAGGTTCGTCATGAAAAGGCATCCCCTCGTTGTGCAG GGTTTCTCATTCCTGTGGCGTTATGTGGATCTCAGAGGTCATTGTCAGGAGTCTCTGTATAATCTTGGTCGGGCTTTACATCAGCTCGGTCTCAGTCATTTAGCCATTCACTACTACGAGAAAGCCCTCACCCTCCCCCCACTCAAACTGGAG GGGATTGATGATGATCAAGTGGACTTGAGAAGAGAGATTGCCTACAACTTATCTCTCATTTACCAGTCCAGTGGCAATAAGGAGATGGCCCGCCATGTCATCTATACCTACTGTACTGTCTGA